The following coding sequences are from one Salvia hispanica cultivar TCC Black 2014 chromosome 3, UniMelb_Shisp_WGS_1.0, whole genome shotgun sequence window:
- the LOC125212681 gene encoding 3-ketoacyl-CoA synthase 3-like produces MDLIDMLNPLLFILPLCYLLWTLYDRRRSRRCYILDYECYKPGDHRKLSTKFSGEIILRNKQLGLHEYKFLLKTIVSSGIGEETYAPQMVFDGRESSPTLSDGLLEMDEFFLDSIPALLRRSAVPPSAIDLLVVNISMLSSAPSPAARIINLYKLRDDVKVYNLAGMGCSASTIAINIVENVFKTQPNSTAMIVTSESLSPNWYMGNDRSKMLANCLFRTGGCALILTNKPALSKTAMFRLRTLVRTHHGASDDAYGCCEQKEDDLGFVGVHLGKNLPKAATRAFIDNLKEIAPKILPVRELIRFMTSKNIRKLRQKWSKAAAGRAAAINFKSGVDHFCLHTGGKAVIDAIGTSLGLSEYDVEPARMTLHRFGNTSASSLWYVLAYMEAKKRLKKGDRVFMISFGAGFKCNSCVWEVMRDLEGDNVWKGFIDSYPKKNLANPFLEKFRWVHDADDSFSIPDDYQIPD; encoded by the coding sequence ATGGATCTCATAGACATGCTCAACCCTCTCCTCTTCATCCTCCCTCTCTGCTACCTCCTATGGACCTTGTACGACCGTCGCCGCAGCCGCCGCTGCTACATCCTCGACTACGAGTGCTACAAGCCCGGCGACCACCGCAAGCTGAGCACCAAATTCTCCGGCGAGATCATCCTCCGCAACAAGCAGCTCGGCCTCCACGAATACAAATTCCTCCTCAAGACCATCGTTAGCTCCGGCATCGGCGAGGAGACCTACGCCCCCCAGATGGTCTTCGATGGCCGCGAGTCCTCCCCCACCCTCTCCGACGGCCTCCTCGAGATGGACGAGTTCTTCCTCGACAGCATCCCCGCCCTCCTCCGCCGCAGCGCCGTCCCCCCCTCCGCCATCGACCTCCTCGTCGTCAACATCTCCATGCTCTCCTCCGCCCCCTCCCCCGCCGCCCGCATCATCAATTTATACAAACTCAGAGACGACGTCAAGGTCTACAACCTCGCCGGGATGGGCTGCAGCGCCTCCACCATCGCCATCAACATCGTCGAAAACGTCTTCAAAACGCAACCGAATTCGACTGCCATGATTGTGACTTCCGAATCCCTCAGCCCCAACTGGTACATGGGAAACGACCGCTCCAAAATGCTCGCAAACTGCCTCTTCCGAACCGGCGGCTGCGCCCTCATCCTCACCAACAAGCCGGCTTTATCGAAAACGGCGATGTTCAGGCTGAGGACCCTCGTCCGGACCCACCACGGCGCCAGCGACGACGCCTACGGCTGCTGCGAGCAGAAGGAGGACGACCTCGGCTTCGTCGGCGTCCATCTCGGGAAGAATCTCCCCAAGGCCGCCACGCGGGCGTTCATCGACAACTTGAAAGAAATCGCGCCGAAGATTCTCCCTGTTAGAGAGTTGATCCGGTTCATGACATCGAAAAATATCAGAAAATTGAGGCAGAAATGGAGCAAAGCGGCGGCGGGGAGGGCGGCAGCGATCAACTTCAAGAGCGGGGTGGATCACTTCTGCCTGCACACGGGCGGGAAGGCGGTGATCGACGCGATAGGGACGAGCCTGGGGTTGAGCGAGTATGACGTGGAGCCGGCGAGGATGACGCTGCACCGGTTCGGGAACACGTCGGCGAGTAGCCTTTGGTATGTGTTGGCGTATATGGAGGCGAAGAAGAGGTTGAAGAAGGGGGATAGGGTGTTTATGATAAGTTTTGGGGCAGGGTTCAAGTGTAATAGCTGTGTTTGGGAGGTGATGAGGGATTTGGAAGGGGATAATGTGTGGAAGGGTTTTATTGATTCTTATCCTAAGAAGAATTTGGCTAATCCTTTCTTGGAGAAGTTTCGATGGGTTCATGATGCTGATGATAGCTTCAGCATTCCAGATGATTATCAGATTCCAGATTGa
- the LOC125209247 gene encoding probable LRR receptor-like serine/threonine-protein kinase At1g05700 — protein MKKHISWHGFSLVHSLCTSLSTSADVFISIDCGSSSPFRDENGIAWLGDDKYVQSGESRSVKPLNSRPSVKDTLRVFTTRNKNCYHSDSVKKGRVLVRASFYYGNYDGKSFPPTFDLHFDGNFWTNVQTSITEFYYYEVTYVLKRESISVCLAQTKPGQFPFISALEVRSLESSMYNYVNDSYPLLVWKRVAFGSNKVLRFQEDPYDRLWNVGLYGNGSIPVSGDAIFTQRPNVIDNPPPAVLRNAITAKTPNTSVELLMGFPSYEINVYINWYFSEVTRLGPGQNRSFRIFKDNESYSEPIIPLYGDCVEMILDSANAVSSNTTFSLVPTNVSTLLPLINALEIFQLPDDKLTDGTNKKDVEGLASLQERFKLLQSWTSDPCLPAPYTWDWIKCSLDPIPRVTALLLNGYGLSGSLPDFSSMDALQTKDVQNNRLRGPIPDFLGTLPNLKILNLADNQFNGSVPASLSTKKGLNLTVSGNPGLYRMLSWIECSNDYPVRRVTSL, from the exons ATGAAAAAACATATTTCTTGGCATGGCTTCTCGTTGGTTCATTCGCTATGCACAAGTCTTTCTACATCAGCTGATg TTTTTATCAGCATTGACTGTGGATCATCATCCCCGTTCAGAGACGAAAACGGGATAGCTTGGTTGGGGGACGACAAATACGTGCAGAGTGGCGAATCCCGTTCCGTCAAACCTCTAAATTCCAGGCCCAGCGTCAAAGATACCCTGAGGGTGTTCACTACTCGGAACAAGAACTGCTACCACAGCGACTCTGTGAAGAAGGGCCGCGTCCTCGTGCGTGCTAGCTTTTACTACGGGAACTATGATGGCAAGTCTTTTCCTCCCACGTTTGATCTCCACTTCGACGGAAACTTCTGGACTAATGTCCAGACGTCGATTACAGAGTTCTACTACTATGAGGTGACTTATGTACTCAAGAGGGAATCCATCAGCGTGTGTCTTGCTCAGACGAAACCGGGCCAGTTCCCCTTCATATCGGCTCTTGAAGTGCGCAGTTTGGAGTCATCTATGTATAACTATGTCAACGACAGTTATCCGTTGCTCGTGTGGAAAAGGGTTGCTTTTGGCTCAAATAAGGTTCTTAG GTTCCAGGAAGATCCGTACGACAGACTATGGAATGTTGGACTTTATGGGAACGGCTCAATCCCAGTTTCGGGTGATGCCATCTTTACTCAGAGGCCAAATGTAATCGATAATCCACCACCTGCGGTGCTCAGGAATGCAATCACTGCAAAAACCCCGAACACAAGCGTAGAATTGTTGATGGGATTTCCTTCTTATGAAATCAATGTCTACATAAACTGGTACTTCTCTGAAGTTACTCGGTTAGGACCAGGCCAGAATCGGTCCTTCAGGATTTTCAAGGATAACGAGTCCTACTCGGAACCAATCATTCCTCTTTACGGAGATTGTGTTGAGATGATACTGGACAGTGCAAATGCAGTTTCATCGAACACCACATTCTCTCTTGTGCCCACCAACGTCTCTACGCTTCTCCCACTCATTAATGCTCTGGAAATATTTCAACTCCCGGACGACAAGTTAACTGATGGTACCAACAAGAAAGATG TTGAAGGCTTAGCTTCTCTGCAAGAgagatttaaattattgcaaAGTTGGACAAGCGATCCTTGTCTGCCAGCACCTTATACATGGGATTGGATCAAATGCAGTCTTGATCCTATTCCGCGAGTAACAGCACT GCTTCTTAATGGCTACGGCCTGTCAGGGTCGCTTCCGGATTTTAGTTCCATGGATGCTCTTCAAACAAA AGATGTTCAGAACAACAGATTGCGAGGGCCTATACCTGATTTTCTTGGGACATTGCCCAACCTAAAAATATT GAATCTTGCTGATAATCAGTTCAATGGCAGTGTGCCAGCCTCCTTGTCAACAAAAAAGGGCTTAAATCTAAC GGTATCTGGGAATCCTGGGCTGTATCGTATGCTGTCTTGGATCGAATGCAGCAACGACTACCCTGTGCGTCGTGTCACATCTCTGTGA
- the LOC125213001 gene encoding probable LRR receptor-like serine/threonine-protein kinase At1g05700, with protein sequence MDSRWFLISLVFLLCTSLSTSADVFISIDCGSSFPYRDGNGIAWVGDDEYVQSGESRSVKPLNSWSHVADTLRVFTTRTKNCYHINSVKKGRVLVRASFYYGNYDGKSLPPTFAIHFDGNFWDTVQTSSSQFYYYEVTYVLKRDFISVCLAQTEPDQFPFISTLEVRSLESYMYNHVDDSYPLFVWRRVAFGSKKPILYPDDPYDRLWNVALYGNGSIPVSGDAIFGEQILLLDKPPPAVLRNAITATTPNASIELLMGFPSYEINVYINWYFSEVTRLGAGQNRSFRIFKDNKSYSEPILPPYGNCVEMWVSEITVSSNTTFSLVPTNVSTLPPLINALEIFRIPVDKLTDGTNNKDVEGLASLQERFSSLQSWTGDPCLPANYTWDWIKCNLAPIPRVTALLLNGYNLSGLLPDFSSMDALQTIDVQNNSLRGPIPDFLGKLPSLKILNLADNQFNGSVPASLRTKQGLKLTVSGNPGLCTSCDIVAAPPPDGNSSIQKKKNIPALLFSVITASIVIL encoded by the exons ATGGATTCTCGTTGGTTTTTGATCTCTCTGGTTTTTTTGCTATGCACTAGTCTATCTACATCAGCTGATg TTTTTATCAGCATTGACTGTGGATCATCATTCCCGTACAGAGACGGAAATGGGATTGCTTGGGTGGGGGACGATGAATACGTGCAGAGTGGTGAATCCCGTTCTGTCAAACCACTAAATTCCTGGTCCCACGTAGCGGACACTCTGAGGGTGTTCACTACTCGGACCAAGAACTGCTACCACATCAACTCTGTGAAGAAGGGGCGTGTCCTTGTGCGTGCTAGTTTTTACTACGGGAACTACGATGGCAAGTCTTTGCCTCCCACATTTGCTATCCACTTCGATGGGAACTTCTGGGATACAGTCCAGACGTCAAGTTCACAGTTCTACTACTATGAGGTGACTTATGTATTGAAGAGGGACTTCATTAGCGTCTGTCTTGCTCAGACAGAACCAGACCAGTTCCCCTTCATATCAACTCTTGAAGTACGCAGTTTGGAGTCGTATATGTATAACCATGTCGATGACAGTTATCCGTTGTTCGTGTGGAGAAGGGTTGCTTTCGGCTCAAAGAAGCCTATATT GTACCCTGATGATCCCTATGACAGACTATGGAATGTTGCACTCTATGGGAATGGGTCGATCCCAGTTTCAGGTGATGCAATCTTTGGTGAGCAGATATTGTTACTTGATAAACCACCACCTGCGGTTCTCAGGAATGCAATCACTGCAACAACCCCAAATGCAAGCATAGAGTTGTTGATGGGATTCCCTTcttatgaaattaatgtttACATAAACTGGTACTTCTCAGAAGTTACTCGGTTAGGAGCAGGCCAGAATCGGTCTTTCAGAATTTTCAAGGATAACAAGTCCTACTCAGAACCAATCTTGCCTCCGTATGGGAATTGTGTTGAGATGTGGGTCAGTGAAATTACAGTTTCATCAAATACCACGTTTTCTCTTGTGCCTACCAATGTTTCTACACTTCCCCCACTCATTAATGCTTTGGAAATATTTCGAATCCCAGTTGACAAGTTAACTGATGGTACCAACAATAAAGATG TTGAAGGCTTAGCTTCTCTTCAAGAGAGATTTAGCTCGTTACAAAGTTGGACAGGCGATCCTTGTCTTCCAGCAAATTATACATGGGATTGGATCAAATGCAATCTTGCTCCTATTCCGCGAGTAACAGCGCT GCTTCTCAATGGCTACAACTTGTCAGGGTTGCTTCCAGATTTCAGTTCCATGGATGCTCTACAAACAAT CGATGTTCAGAACAACAGCTTGCGAGGGCCTATACCTGATTTTCTTGGGAAATTACCCAGCCTCAAAATATT GAATCTTGCGGATAATCAGTTCAACGGTAGTGTGCCAGCCTCCCTTAGAACAAAACAGGGACTAAAGTTAAC GGTGTCTGGGAATCCTGGGCTGTGTACATCATGCGACATTGTAGCAGCACCTCCACCAGATGGAAACTCGTCAAtccagaagaagaagaacattCCAGCGTTACTGTTTTCCGTCATCACGGCCTCTATCGTTATACTTTAA